In one Trichlorobacter lovleyi SZ genomic region, the following are encoded:
- a CDS encoding tetratricopeptide repeat protein, with translation MYTKRTTVLPLLAGAFFLLTGFSWNFGGDRCKDALELANKLPAYSDDAARTKDEAQILSSCPDGAAAQFVQGLQAERSGNIDGAIAGYRRALQKEPGLAVASGNLGLLYLQKGLQDDAAVALTKGIAGQPLPAYHKALGKIMTDRKFYALALYHYGEASAKLPADAAVLAGQAEVYAAQGQTDRAVDEFRRALLLDPSHEQASLALAGIYLQQNQQEAALNLLKKASTANPRSSSLHLMLADIYEKNGDAKQAEYERLLGGKKVVVTEELPARAEGVVLGDQLAAKGEVDKAAEAYRAVLKQQPDAIEPLEKLGALYFRAGRDGDALLAYRDATHLGSSNPEVYYNLGLLYEKRNQLDEAVVAYKRAIEKRPAYAEARLKLADIRLGRGNTQEAVEQYVEFLKLKPESADIHLKLARIFVKNKNLNLAEESYKAVLKLAPDNPEANRELAAVYRAKGATDKAVEHYTKALELQEEDNESRNALVAIYVKDKKYDELAELLQEAVELAPDDANNHYKLGLIYDFKKEYDNAIASYKKAAELKPDHARALHALGRVYMKTGRLSEAREALEAARKADPNMEETSILLNNIRDEFNPVPRKISKSKKTKKGKIKSSGKSKGKSRKSSAKSSKAKASTKKKSP, from the coding sequence ATGTATACAAAAAGGACGACAGTTCTGCCGCTCCTTGCCGGCGCTTTCTTTCTGTTGACCGGCTTCAGCTGGAACTTCGGTGGAGACAGGTGCAAGGATGCCCTTGAGCTGGCAAACAAGCTCCCTGCCTATAGCGATGATGCGGCCAGAACCAAGGATGAAGCTCAGATACTGTCCAGTTGTCCCGATGGAGCTGCCGCTCAGTTTGTGCAGGGCCTGCAGGCAGAGCGAAGCGGAAATATTGACGGTGCCATTGCCGGCTATCGCCGTGCTTTGCAGAAGGAACCGGGACTTGCTGTTGCCTCCGGCAACCTTGGGTTGCTGTATCTGCAAAAGGGCCTGCAGGATGATGCCGCTGTTGCACTGACCAAAGGGATAGCGGGACAGCCGTTACCGGCCTATCACAAGGCGCTGGGCAAGATCATGACCGACAGGAAGTTTTATGCCCTTGCCCTGTACCATTATGGCGAGGCATCCGCCAAGCTGCCTGCGGATGCTGCCGTGTTGGCGGGGCAGGCCGAGGTGTATGCCGCTCAAGGTCAGACCGACCGCGCTGTTGACGAATTCAGGCGTGCATTGTTGCTGGACCCCTCCCATGAGCAGGCCTCACTTGCCCTTGCGGGCATCTACCTGCAGCAAAATCAGCAGGAAGCCGCTTTGAATCTGCTGAAGAAGGCTTCAACGGCCAATCCCCGCAGCAGCAGTCTGCATCTGATGCTGGCTGATATCTATGAGAAGAATGGTGATGCAAAGCAGGCTGAATATGAACGTCTGCTGGGCGGTAAAAAAGTGGTGGTGACAGAAGAGCTGCCAGCCAGGGCTGAAGGGGTTGTTCTGGGTGATCAGCTGGCTGCAAAAGGAGAGGTGGATAAGGCCGCTGAAGCCTACCGGGCCGTGCTGAAACAACAGCCCGATGCGATCGAGCCGCTGGAAAAACTCGGTGCCCTGTATTTCCGGGCCGGCCGGGATGGTGACGCCCTGCTGGCTTACCGCGATGCAACGCACCTTGGCAGCAGCAATCCTGAGGTTTACTACAATCTGGGGCTGCTGTATGAAAAACGCAATCAGCTGGATGAGGCGGTGGTTGCCTACAAACGGGCCATTGAAAAAAGACCGGCATATGCCGAGGCACGGTTGAAACTGGCCGATATCCGGCTGGGACGGGGCAACACCCAGGAAGCGGTTGAACAGTATGTCGAGTTTTTGAAGCTAAAGCCGGAAAGTGCCGACATCCATCTGAAACTTGCCAGGATTTTTGTCAAAAACAAGAACCTGAACCTTGCCGAAGAATCCTATAAGGCCGTGCTGAAGCTGGCCCCTGATAACCCCGAGGCAAATCGCGAACTGGCAGCGGTTTACCGTGCCAAGGGAGCAACCGATAAGGCGGTTGAACATTACACCAAGGCACTGGAGTTGCAGGAGGAGGATAACGAAAGCCGTAATGCCCTGGTGGCTATCTATGTCAAAGACAAGAAATATGATGAACTGGCAGAACTGCTGCAGGAAGCGGTAGAGCTGGCTCCGGATGATGCGAACAACCATTACAAGCTTGGCCTGATCTACGATTTCAAGAAAGAGTATGATAACGCCATTGCCAGTTATAAGAAAGCGGCTGAACTGAAGCCGGATCATGCCCGTGCCCTGCATGCACTTGGGCGGGTCTACATGAAAACCGGTCGTCTCTCCGAGGCCCGCGAGGCGCTGGAAGCTGCTCGCAAGGCCGACCCGAACATGGAAGAAACCTCGATTTTGTTAAACAACATACGGGATGAATTTAATCCGGTGCCACGCAAGATCAGCAAGTCCAAGAAAACCAAAAAGGGCAAGATCAAAAGCTCCGGTAAAAGTAAAGGCAAAAGCAGGAAAAGTAGCGCCAAGTCCAGTAAGGCAAAGGCATCAACCAAGAAAAAGTCTCCCTGA